The DNA sequence GTGGCCTATCGATAATCCTTCTCGTGGaaacgaggaggaggaggaggatgtaACTactgaggaagaggatatcTATAGCTCCGATTGGTCATTTTGAAAGCGCAACCTAGAGATTGAATAGCGTCTAACTGCCGAGTTGTGCCTTTAATGCTTAGAATGGAAGACGTATGGGGACTTGGACGGAACACTTTAGGTGTTGATTAAGGTCATCCAGCCTGTAAGCGATGCTGTAGCCTAAAAGATCAGACATGTTTCAGCCTTGTAGCCTTCTTTAACGCCGTAATAAAATGAATGTCTATAGAAATGTCTTGATATTAATATACCAACTACCTCTATCTTCACGTCCTTGATCTGCCTTTGTATAATACTAGCTGTTGGGACGACAGCTTTACACACCCCTTGATACCAAGGAATCTTTACTGAACCTCGTCCAAATGAACAAAGATTGCGGGGCACAGAAGATACAACACTGTAGCTCCTATCTAGATCAGCAACGCCGAAACTATATGCCTGAATCGTCCTCGATGACGCTGTTGCTCGAGGTATATGACTTCCAGGCGGCGCATGTCGAATTCAGTGCATCGTAATCAAGGAGGTCGGCAATCTCTGACTCGCGCACTACCCATTGGAGGCCGAAACCCTCGCTCGTGTGCCAACCGATGTGGCAGTGCATCAGCCAGGCTCCCGGATTGTCCGTCTCAAAGGCGAGCACAAGGTAGCCTGACGCTGGCAGCATCGCGACGTCACGGCGCGGGGGATTGTCCGTGTTGAGAGTCACGCTGTCACTATAAGTGCCTGTACCCTGGGCCAAGACGTAGAAATCGAAGCCGTGCAAGTGGACTGGGTGTGGCACGGCAATTACCGTGCTGATGACAACATAAACCCATTCGTTGGCGTTGGGCAACGAGATGACGGCGTTGGACGTGTTGAAGGTGGTAGCACCGTTGTACACTTGCAATAAGGTTGGATCCTCCCAGTCAACTACCATGGTTGTGCTGTTCAAGAACCATTTGAATAGATTGTTACTGTTCTTGCTCACAGTTACTGCCTCGCCCACGGTGGTTGTCTGGCTCGAAACCGTTTTGGAGACATATGGTACTAGATTGGACGCATCCTCGTCCACGCAGTTATCTGTATACGAGTAGCCCGTCGTCGTAGGCGTGcctgcgctgctgccataGTAGACGATGCCCCTGATGTCGTCCAAGTTGTTGTTGGATGAACAGGCGCTCTGGGGGATAGCCCGCATCCAGAAGTTATCGGCGACAGAGGACTGGTTGGCTGTGATTATGACATCGTAGCGCTGTCCTATAGGGGGGGAAATATATGTCAGTAGTGGTTCCTCACaagaaataataaagtcGAGAATACATACCGATTGCAATGTCCAAGACGCTTGTATTGTAAGGTATAATAGGAACGAGATCGCTGGAAATCACTTGCATGGTGTGATTATCAATAGAAAACTTAAAGTGCGTGTCGATAGCACCATTGACTAGACGCAGTCTATACGTTTTGCCCTCGGTAAATGACGTGTTAAACCGGTGACCGGCATCATCAAAGACGTTGGTGCCATTGATGAGGCCCGTCGTCAGTGTAGGAGGGCCGTTTGTCTCTGCTGATGCGTACAGCTCATCAGCGGTCTGGTGACTCCAGTCGTTGAGGAACAAAACGCCCAAATCCTCGTCATAGTTGGCAGTAGCAGGACCGTTGATAAGAATGCCTCCAAAGACACCTTCCCATGCTTGCAATCCAAAGTGAGAGTGGTACCATGTGGTTCCATACTGAGTGGCCTTCCAGGTATAGGTGATGCTGCTACCAGGAGGGGTGGGACATTGGGTAATGCTAACAACTCCATCGTTTTGGTTTGTATAATTCTGGCGGATGCCGTGAAAGTGGAGGCTGGTGCCGTTGGTACTCGTCGAGAGTGCATTGTTAACATGGACCACCACAGTATCACCCCAATCGGCAATGAGAGTAGGGCCGGGAATGCTGCCATTGAGTGCCTGCGCGTAGCGTGAGAAGCCATCAGGAGCTACCGTGCCATCGGTAAGCTCGAGCCAATATTCTCGAGTGACGCCAGTGTCAGGAGCCTCAGTGTAGTAGTCTGTCGAGATGTCAAAATCACACCACTCATTCCGAGTGGTGGCAGTATTGCCCGAGCACGAAGATCGGGGGTAGAGGTTGGGAGCCGCAGTTTTATCAAGTGAAGGAAACGCATACACAGCTCCAGAAAAGAGTGATGCCacaagaagaggaggccaCATCATGCTGAATAGGCCTATTGATGAACGAATGAAATTGTGATACGCTTGGAGCTGTGGCAATAAAGAATGAGTTGAAAAGATCTGTAGTTGAGATTGATGAATGAGAGTGACAAGCTTTTGATCAGATTGAATCAGGGCGTGGCACACTTCTTATACTCGTTTCTGGTCTTGCCAAGCTTGTATGCCATACAGTCCCTTGTTATTCTGTAGTCTAGAAGTATCTCCTATCACTTCCAAACACCATGGTGTTCATGCAATCAACTCTTTAGCTATACGCTGTCTCTATTCCGCATAGCCCAGTACCCCGTGGTAGCTAGAAGAAGCCTACGCAAACGTTTCTAAATCAGGATCTACCAGGGATATCAAGAACTCCTGGAATCGAGAACCCCTCGACGGCAAGGCAGATTTGTCCATACCCAAGTCAATTATTTCACatgtaaaataataatttttactATCAGTGCATTCATACAGAAGTCGTCTTGAGGGCTTTGCAGTTGCGTAATTGGTTGCGTAATCGGCTGCCCGTTGTAACGGGACGGGTATAGTAGTTACGAGATTTTTTGGTTACAATCATGGTTCGGAGTAGCTTCTCATCTACGGCTTTCATTAAAAGTCAGGCGGTTTATGTGCGCAGTACAGTAGCGCGGCACGGCACGGTACAGCACAGCCTCGATATAAAGCTTCTCATGCTCAATTTGGCAAACTGAAACTGAAGAATAGGGCGTAGCTTTCGAAATAGTGATGACGCGGCTTTAAATATACATCTTTTTGGTTGGAGATCCCCTGAGTTGCAAAAATGGAAAACTCTTTCTGTACGGGCCAGCTATACTAGGTTGTTCGGTATGTGGGGGATATACGCGCTACAAGTATCCAGTTTTCCCCTTTCCGCGTAATCCCCTACACCGGCTGTGCAGGGTCGAATGGAACTACTAGCATGTAACCTGAAGCACAAACTACAATGGAAGTCTTATACGAGGATGTTGGATCTAAAGAATTGGCTGTAAAGACTTTGTAAATAAAAAACCGGAGTTGATTCTACAAATCCAAGTTTATAAATGAATGCACTAATATGTCCTTGAGGATGCAGGATGTAGAATATGTATCTAACCACGacttggccaagctggttCTTTGAGAAAATTGTTATTCTTTTGGTTGAGAGAGATGTGCAGTTACATATTTTGTACTTGTTTATATTGTAAGACTTATTATGAGTCATGATACATGTTTCCTATGCTATTTTGGTCACAACTCTTTACCTTGCAATTGGGATAAAAGTTTATCCTGTCCAATCGTATAACATACCGTTGCCGTACATTGACGCGTGGCCTATAACACACGGGGTAGATTGTAGAAAGAGAATAGTGAAGTTGTCAAGTTTTGGATAACCAcgcatgaaagaaaaagtaatatttcaTTTTACAGCGGCCTTGTATAAAAGAGAAGATCGCCACCTGGAAATGGTGGAatgtttcttttgtttcttcaacTTACTTTACTAGACTTTTTAGAGATTATGCCTCTCCCAAGTTATCTTTAAAGGCTGATGACTCCTGGTACCATTGGTATTACTCTCACTGTTGTTACCATCATTCTCATTGGCTGATATATATTGATTTCAAATTTACCATCTTTGCTGTGAGTTTGCCCGCTTTCTTGTAGAATTTCCATTATGAAGACAAGTCGCATAGCATCTCGATGTTGTTATAGTAATGCCGCGGTCTGCTGATTACCTCATGAGCATGAAGCTAAGCCATAAAGTGCCAATGCATAGAGTAAATAGGTTGTCTGGATGAATACTACGGCTTGCACAGACTCTAGCTGCGACATTTTCCGAGAATATTGAAAAGAGATTGGGATAGCCACCAAGCTCAAGATCAAATAGCTGATGGAATACACGTTGCTTCAACTTGGCTTCGCGCTAGGAGATAACCTGTAGAAATATGATGAATGGAAAATCGTCGTCATTCTTTTTACAGTGGTGTATATAGTCTCTGTGATCGTCACCAGGTTGTGAGACTACATTCAAGAAGTATAAGCCCAATACCGCTGTTTTGCTTGTAACTTGGCCGCGGACACTCATCCAGCATTCAatactaagaaaataaatcAAGTCTCGAATTACATCTAGATTATCTCTGTTAGTTTATtgatttttattaatttcaCTTTCTTTAGGTCGTGAAGAGTCGGACTTTAGCATTAGAAGCATGTTGAAAGACTCAACTGGATCTAGTTTGCAAAGAAAGTTGGTTCAAATATCGCAAGCCCAACTAATGGCAGCTGTCCCCACTATATCACCCAGATGGGCTAGATTTAGGTAGTAAGAGCGCTAAAGTTAAAACAAGTGTCAGAATCTCCCCGCAAGTTCTCAGCGACAAATCTACAAGCAACAACATTGCGAAATCATGTAGTGCTACAAAGCCTGCTTGGGGACCAATCTTTTGATGCTGCAAAGGATGAGTACCTCTAGCCCATTAGCAGATGCCTCCTCTGGAAAGTCGCCAATTGGGGGCGCAAAGCGATCCTGCGACCAATGCAAGCTTCGCAAAATCAGGGCAAGTTTGACAATGAGACTCAGCTGTCCAAATCGCTGACTCCAGGCACAGTGCGACTTCTTGCAGCCGTGTAAGATGTGTCTCGCTCGTGGATTTGAATGCACATATCTGAAGCCCCAGAAGAAGCGTGGGCCTGCTGGAAAGTAGGTTCTCGGGCCATGATCCAGACTCTGGCGTTTTCTGACATGTCCGCCAGGCGTCTTGCGCAGATTCACCAGGACCAAGGCCGTTTGCAGCACAAGGAAAACTTGGAACAATATGCTGAAATGGTGGCAACCCATCCATCAGAGTCAGCTGAGGCAGCCAGCAGTGATACGACTTCGACTCCATCTCTGCCGATACCAGGATCCAACTGGTCTCGAGAATTTGATAGCCGTCTTACCGTGACAGATCACGAACCACAGCATGTGTCTGACATTGTGAGCCCTACTTTTGCAAATGACCTGCCAATATCCAATGCAGGTGATGTCGACATCTTCAGCCATGGTCAAGATACAGAGTACTGGCCACCAGATAGAGCGACGCCTCAAGTACCACCGTCTGGCTTCCCGTGGGGAGGCTCATTCATAGACTTTGCAGCACTCCCACCGGTGATTGATATCAACTTTCAAGACAACAATACAAACCCGACAAGCACGCGTCCGTATGATCTGGCAGCTCGAGACCAGTTTGGGGGTACTATCCCTCATTGGCCGGGCTACATCAGCGAGGCCAGCTTGATTCCATGGATGGATGTCTATTTCGATAGACTTCATCCGACAATGCCAGTCTTGAACCGATCTACACTATTCACCAAGATGTATCTCCAAGAGCATCGCCATAATCCTTTATTTGGTTCCATGATCCTGGCTCTTTGTGCATTCGCCATCACCCAGCCCATTTTCATCAGCGAACGGCCCACGTCCTCTTCGCGGGAGCGTCAGGCGAAGCTATTGATGAACGAAGCTATGAAGATGCGTAGtttttttgactttggcgaaAGGCCAACATTGGAAGCCGTCATGAcgagcttcttcctctttggcTCCCTCTTTGGCACTAACCAGCATAATGCCGCCTGGCTTCGTTTGCGAGAAACCATCGATTTGGCTCAGACAATGGGATTAGATGACTCGAATGCGTACCAGGGGGCACTTGGCGAAGAGACTGATCAGAATCTGCGCGCATACATGGTTTTGTTTATTACGGAGAGGTTGGCATGCTTGTTGGAATACCCTGATTTCGCAGACTGACATGAGTTTTACAGGGCATATTCGATTCAAAAACGACATCCCATCACCTTGAAGCAAATGCGTGACTCAGTGCCGTGCATCTCAGATGATCTCTTGAGCAGCTCTTCACATGGCCTTCTCTCGGGAATGATTGTGTTTAACGAGAAAGACGCCGCCGCATTGATGGGACTGTCGGCGCTCATGCAGCTTTTTAGCGCTATTCAAGATGAAAACATCGATTGCTGGAACGCTACGTGCGCAGCTACTCGTGGAGGTTGCCCCAAATCCAATGAAGAGACAGTTTTGCTGGTGTACGAGAAGCTTGAGCGCGCCCAGGGCCGACATCTGTATAGCCACTACGACCGTCTCATCCTAGATGACCAACCACTCGATGATGTGGCTGGGGATGTGCTTAATGGACAGACCATTGTCACTCAGCACGCAGACATACTGGTAACGCAAAAATGGCTTCAGAACCGGCTCTGGTATCTCTGCTTGGCACACAACCTGCTGAAATTGCAATCACCCCACCCCGAGCTACAGTTCGACTATGCTGTCCACTTGGCGGAATCTACGTTGGCTCTGTGCCAGAAGCTGCCGTTGAGTTTTATGGAAGCACACGGCGTAGGATTGGTGAGCATCTATATTTGGGTTTCTTTATATATCATACACGCTGCTGACAAATGATATCAGATTGAGAAGCTCTACGACATTTCCACGACGGCTGTTACTGTTCTGGGTAACCCAGCCTACCCGATGGAGCGGCCTTCACCAAACGCAGCTCTTTTGcagccctccatctccctaGACAATGGGAAGCAAGGCGTCGAAACTGCCCAACATAAGCTCATCTATCAATATTTCAAGGTGTTTAGCATTCTTCGAGGCGGTAACCACCCGTATCTGGCAAAGTACGTGGCTCATCTTCACTCCCTTGGATTCAACACGCCAAATCCGGAAGCACACTGAGCTGGTCATACATGGCCAGCTATATACTTGATGCTACTAAAGCGCACTTTTACATGCGTTGTGGGCGACAAGGTAGCGAAATAATTCTCCATAGTGGGCCTGACTAGGTCTCCTAGTAGGATTCCACTGTATGTAATATAATGATTGTTCAAtcatcttttattttctatcaacatctccatctatcGAGCCGTTTCTAGGGCCTTTGATAGATTGCTCTGAATATGAATGATAATCTACATGTATTGCCAAGACATATTCACCGTGTCACATTGGTCTCCGAAATAGCTATCCTGATTTTATGTCTCATAAAATATCGAGGGCCTCAGCTCCCACCCCACGCAACGCGATATTATTGGCTCATTTCCTGTTGAACCTTCAGTATACTTGACGAATGGCTGCAAACCGTAGCACTGGCCAGTCTCGGGATAGATACGGGTTGTTATAACAACGCGCTCGTTGACAAAAATCTCAAGCACACTGACGTCAAAGAAAATACGAATATCCAACGTCTCTTGGTCTTTTTTGCCGGTAACGGGGTCTCGTGTAGTGAAGAGAGTGTGTGGTGCAAATTCTGGACTGTCATTTATACCATTTGTCTCGTTGTGTCCTGAGTTGACACCATGTCGCTCCACCACTATATATTCTTCAGAT is a window from the Trichoderma atroviride chromosome 5, complete sequence genome containing:
- a CDS encoding uncharacterized protein (EggNog:ENOG41~SECRETED:SignalP(1-18)~CAZy:AA1), with the translated sequence MMWPPLLVASLFSGAVYAFPSLDKTAAPNLYPRSSCSGNTATTRNEWCDFDISTDYYTEAPDTGVTREYWLELTDGTVAPDGFSRYAQALNGSIPGPTLIADWGDTVVVHVNNALSTSTNGTSLHFHGIRQNYTNQNDGVVSITQCPTPPGSSITYTWKATQYGTTWYHSHFGLQAWEGVFGGILINGPATANYDEDLGVLFLNDWSHQTADELYASAETNGPPTLTTGLINGTNVFDDAGHRFNTSFTEGKTYRLRLVNGAIDTHFKFSIDNHTMQVISSDLVPIIPYNTSVLDIAIGQRYDVIITANQSSVADNFWMRAIPQSACSSNNNLDDIRGIVYYGSSAGTPTTTGYSYTDNCVDEDASNLVPYVSKTVSSQTTTVGEAVTVSKNSNNLFKWFLNSTTMVVDWEDPTLLQVYNGATTFNTSNAVISLPNANEWVYVVISTVIAVPHPVHLHGFDFYVLAQGTGTYSDSVTLNTDNPPRRDVAMLPASGYLVLAFETDNPGAWLMHCHIGWHTSEGFGLQWVVRESEIADLLDYDALNSTCAAWKSYTSSNSVIEDDSGI
- a CDS encoding uncharacterized protein (EggNog:ENOG41~TransMembrane:1 (i278-298o)) — translated: MLQRMSTSSPLADASSGKSPIGGAKRSCDQCKLRKIRCDFLQPCKMCLARGFECTYLKPQKKRGPAGKRLAQIHQDQGRLQHKENLEQYAEMVATHPSESAEAASSDTTSTPSLPIPGSNWSREFDSRLTVTDHEPQHVSDIVSPTFANDLPISNAGDVDIFSHGQDTEYWPPDRATPQVPPSGFPWGGSFIDFAALPPVIDINFQDNNTNPTSTRPYDLAARDQFGGTIPHWPGYISEASLIPWMDVYFDRLHPTMPVLNRSTLFTKMYLQEHRHNPLFGSMILALCAFAITQPIFISERPTSSSRERQAKLLMNEAMKMRSFFDFGERPTLEAVMTSFFLFGSLFGTNQHNAAWLRLRETIDLAQTMGLDDSNAYQGALGEETDQNLRAYMVLFITERAYSIQKRHPITLKQMRDSVPCISDDLLSSSSHGLLSGMIVFNEKDAAALMGLSALMQLFSAIQDENIDCWNATCAATRGGCPKSNEETVLLVYEKLERAQGRHLYSHYDRLILDDQPLDDVAGDVLNGQTIVTQHADILVTQKWLQNRLWYLCLAHNLLKLQSPHPELQFDYAVHLAESTLALCQKLPLSFMEAHGVGLIEKLYDISTTAVTVLGNPAYPMERPSPNAALLQPSISLDNGKQGVETAQHKLIYQYFKVFSILRGGNHPYLAKYVAHLHSLGFNTPNPEAH